Proteins from one Oryza sativa Japonica Group chromosome 12, ASM3414082v1 genomic window:
- the LOC4352041 gene encoding zinc finger CCCH domain-containing protein 66, which translates to MAAGAGAGGGGGEGDSNGGGTSPGGVSAAAPAIGPHHLGVAAAEEAMWQMTLGGGESMESTPYPERIGEPDCSYYMRTGLCRFGMTCKFNHPPNRKLAVAAARMNGEYPYRVGQPECQYYLKTGTCKFGATCKFHHPREKAALANRVQLNVLGYPMRPNEKECAYYLRTGQCKFASTCKFHHPQPSNTMVAVRNSMYSPGQSATSPGQHTYPGAVTNWTLSRSASFIASPRWPGHSGYAQVIVPQGLVQVPGWNPYAAQMGSSSPDDQQRTPVTTQYYGSRQSETGGMGDHGMYQSYQGGSVPVGVYTVQGENIFPERPDQPECQFYMKTGDCKFGAVCKFHHPKERLVPAPNCALNSLGLPLRPGEPVCTFYSRYGICKFGPNCKFDHPMGTLMYGSATSPRGDVSSMHYQLSPSPGHPGILLDGGSGRSHRVPQSDSQQIPSGDGNAEREAS; encoded by the exons ATGGCGGCGGGAGCAggagcgggcggcgggggcggggaggGCGACAGCAACGGGGGAGGCACCTCCCCGGGTggcgtgtcggcggcggcgccggcgatcgGGCCCCACCACCTCGGGGTTGCCGCCGCGGAAG AAGCAATGTGGCAAATGACTTTAGGAGGAGGAGAGTCTATGGAGTCCACTCCATACCCTGAGCGGATAGGAGAGCCAGACTGCAGTTATTATATGAGGACTGGACTATGTAGGTTTGGGATGACCTGCAAATTCAATCACCCCCCAAATAGAAAACTG GCTGTTGCTGCTGCAAGGATGAATGGAGAGTATCCTTATAGAGTTGGTCAACCTGAGTGTCAA TACTACTTGAAAACTGGAACGTGCAAGTTTGGTGCAACATGCAAGTTTCATCACCCCAGGGAGAAGGCTGCACTTGCAAACCGTGTACAGTTAAATGTTCTAGGCTACCCGATGCGTCCG AATGAGAAGGAATGTGCTTACTACTTAAGAACAGGGCAGTGTAAATTTGCAAGCACATGTAAGTTTCATCATCCACAGCCCTCTAATACAATGGTTGCTGTACGGAACTCTATGTATTCACCTGGACAGTCTGCAACCTCTCCTGGTCAACATACTTATCCTGGGGCCGTAACAAACTGGACCTTGTCAAGATCTGCATCATTTATTGCAAGCCCCAGGTGGCCTGGCCATTCAGGCTATGCACAAGTAATCGTTCCCCAGGGCCTTGTTCAAGTTCCAGGGTGGAATCCTTATGCT GCACAAATGGGCTCTTCGTCTCCAGATGACCAGCAACGAACACCTGTAACCACTCAATACTATGGCTCACGTCAGAGTGAAACAGGTGGTATGGGAGATCATGGAATGTATCAGTCATACCAAGGAGGCTCTGTTCCAGTCGGTGTTTACACAGTACAAGGGGAAAATATATTTCCTGAGAGACCTGATCAACCAGAGTGTCAATTCTACATGAAAACTGGAGACTGTAAGTTTGGTGCTGTTTGCAAGTTTCATCACCCCAAGGAGCGACTGGTACCTGCTCCAAACTGTGCATTGAATTCACTTGGTCTTCCACTACGCccg GGAGAACCTGTCTGCACATTCTATTCTCGTTACGGGATCTGCAAGTTTGGTCCTAATTGCAAATTTGACCATCCTATGGGAACCCTTATGTATGGAAGTGCAACATCACCAAGAGGTGATGTGTCATCTATGCATTATCAGTTGTCACCCTCACCAGGGCATCCAGGAATATTGCTTGATGGAGGCTCTGGAAGGTCTCACCGGGTTCCTCAGTCTGATTCCCAGCAAATACCCTCTGGCGATGGGAATGCCGAGAGAGAGGCATCATAA
- the LOC4352042 gene encoding 15-cis-zeta-carotene isomerase, chloroplastic, with product MASHLLLRLPAPPPLLLHFPQRRVTLPQSRVSPTAPLLGARLVFSPASAVRPARARGSSIGGAGEDDSDGEVDGAPRLVGEDSAAFRLGDQRVASWVYFGGILAVVLWGLNVLWIDPATGVGTRFLEAVAAVSDNHEVTMLLLTIIFAVVHSGMASLRETGEKIIGERAYRVMFAGISLPLAVSTVVYFINHRYDGIQLWQVQGISGIHELVWLSSFISFFFLYPSTFNLLEVAAVDKPKFHMWETGIMRITRHPQMVGQVIWCLAHTLWIGNSVAVAASVGLIGHHLFGVWNGDRRLASRYGEAFEVLKKRTSVIPFAAVIDGRQKLPKDYYREFIRLPYLAITALTLGAYFVHPLMQASSYQLPW from the exons atggcctcccatctcctcctccgccttcccGCCCCTCCCCCGCTTCTCCTACACTTCCCGCAGCGGCGAGTGACCCTGCCACAGAGCCGGGTGTCCCCCACGGCGCCGCTGCTCGGGGCCCGCCTCGTCTTCTCCCCAGCCTCCGCCGTCCGTCCGGCCCGGGCGAGGGGGTCCTCGatcggcggcgcgggggaggaCGACTCAGACGGCGAGGTGGACGGGGCCCCGCGCCTCGTCGGGGAGGACTCGGCGGCGTTCCGGCTGGGCGACCAGCGGGTGGCGTCGTGGGTCTACTTCGGCGGGATACTCGCCGTGGTGCTGTGGGGGCTCAACGTGCTGTGGATCGACCCGGCCACCGGGGTCGGGACCAGGTTCCtcgaggccgtcgccgccgtctccgacaACCACGAG GTCACTATGCTGCTCCTTACCATCATTTTTGCTGTCGTCCATAGTGGTATGGCAAGCTTACGTGAAACTGGTGAGAAAATAATAGGGGAGAGAGCTTACCGTGTAATGTTTGCTGGAATCTCACTGCCTTTAGCAGTTAGTACTGTT GTCTACTTTATAAATCATCGGTATGATGGCATTCAGCTATGGCAAGTTCAGGGTATTTCAGGCATCCATGAGCTTGTTTGGCTCTCATCTTTcatctcattcttctttttgtaTCCATCTACTTTCAATCTTTTAGAAGTGGCAGCTGTTGACAAGCCAAAATTCCACATGTGGGAAACTGGAATAATGCGCATCACTAGACATCCACAG ATGGTTGGACAGGTAATTTGGTGCTTAGCCCACACGTTATGGATTGGCAATTCAGTTGCTGTTGCGGCATCCGTTGGATTAATTGGTCACCATCTGTTTGGTGTTTGGAATGGTGATAGGAGGCTGGCATCACGCTATGGTGAAGCCTTTGAAGTTCTGAAAAAGAGAACAAGTGTTATTCCTTTTGCTGCAGTTATCGATGGAAGACAGAAACTACCCAAAGATTATTACAGGGAGTTCATCCGGTTACCATATCTCGCAATCACTGCATTAACTTTGGGAGCATACTTTGTTCATCCCTTAATGCAGGCGTCCAGCTACCAACTCCCTTGGTGA